One Kineococcus aurantiacus genomic window carries:
- the prpB gene encoding methylisocitrate lyase, with product MLYSSTTPSARRHAFRLALAGTDLLRFPGAFNPLSARLIQRKGFEGVYVSGAVLSADLGLPDIGLTTLTEVAGRSAQIARVTDLPVLVDADTGFGEPLNVARTVQAMEDAGVAGLHVEDQVNPKRCGHLEGKQVVDERTAVRRVRAAVDARRDGDFLVVARTDVRGVEGFDAAVRRAKALVDAGADVVFPEAMADLAEFEAVCSALDVPVLANMTEFGRSDLFTHEQLRDAGVRIVIHPVSLLRLAMGAADRALDELTGTGTLDGKVAEMQTRAQLYDLVDYAAYGEFDSGIYDFSLEGNRG from the coding sequence GTGCTGTACTCGTCGACGACGCCGAGCGCCCGACGCCACGCGTTCCGGCTCGCCCTCGCCGGGACCGACCTGCTGCGGTTCCCCGGCGCCTTCAACCCGTTGTCCGCCCGGCTCATCCAGCGCAAGGGCTTCGAGGGCGTCTACGTCTCGGGGGCCGTGCTGTCCGCGGACCTGGGGTTGCCGGACATCGGCCTCACGACGCTGACCGAGGTCGCCGGGCGGTCCGCGCAGATCGCCCGCGTCACCGACCTGCCCGTCCTCGTCGACGCCGACACGGGGTTCGGCGAACCCCTCAACGTCGCCCGCACCGTGCAGGCGATGGAGGACGCCGGGGTCGCCGGCCTGCACGTCGAGGACCAGGTGAACCCCAAGCGCTGCGGTCACCTGGAGGGCAAGCAGGTCGTCGACGAGCGCACCGCGGTGCGCCGCGTGCGGGCCGCGGTCGACGCCCGCCGCGACGGCGACTTCCTCGTGGTCGCCCGCACCGACGTCCGCGGCGTGGAGGGTTTCGACGCCGCCGTGCGCCGGGCCAAGGCCCTCGTCGACGCCGGGGCCGACGTCGTGTTCCCCGAGGCGATGGCCGACCTCGCCGAGTTCGAGGCCGTGTGCTCCGCGCTCGACGTCCCGGTCCTGGCGAACATGACCGAGTTCGGCCGCAGCGACCTGTTCACCCACGAGCAGCTGCGCGACGCCGGGGTGCGCATCGTCATCCACCCCGTGTCGCTGCTGCGGCTGGCGATGGGCGCGGCCGACCGCGCGCTCGACGAGCTCACCGGGACCGGGACCCTCGACGGGAAGGTCGCCGAGATGCAGACCCGCGCGCAGTTGTACGACCTCGTGGACTACGCGGCGTACGGGGAGTTCGACTCCGGGATCTACGACTTCAGCCTGGAGGGGAACCGGGGATGA
- a CDS encoding MmgE/PrpD family protein, giving the protein MKEHEVRVHRSDEPFGRHEELAWKLAELATDPVSVDDDVTAMVVNRVLDNAAVSAASLLRAPVVAARSQALDHPASRGGDGARIVGTTQTTSPEWAAWANGVAVRELDFHDTFLAAEYSHPGDNLPALVAVAQHVGCDGASLLRGVVTAYEVQVDLVRAISLHRHKIDHVAHLGPAVAAGLGTMLGLSTEVVHQAIGQALHTTTATRQSRKGAISTWKAYAPAFAGKVAVEAVDRAMRGQTSPAPVYEGEDGVIAWLLDGPDAVYRVPLPEPGEPRRAILDTYTKEHSAEYQAQAVIDLARRLHREHPELRDPANVERIVLHTSHHTHVVIGSGANDPQKYDPTASRETLDHSVPYIFTVALQDGGWHHVDSYARDRAGRPDTVALWRKVSTVEDPEWTERYHATDPARKAFGARVEARLTDGTTVVDELAVADAHPLGAHPFTRAQYEAKLATLAAGVLPDEEVARFTGLAERLPDLTPGEVRELQVVAPPELLETVPTPSGLF; this is encoded by the coding sequence GTGAAGGAGCACGAGGTCCGCGTCCACCGCAGCGACGAGCCGTTCGGTCGCCACGAGGAACTCGCCTGGAAGCTCGCCGAGCTCGCCACCGACCCGGTCTCCGTCGACGACGACGTCACCGCGATGGTCGTCAACCGCGTCCTCGACAACGCCGCCGTCAGCGCCGCCTCCCTCCTGCGGGCCCCCGTCGTCGCAGCGCGCTCGCAGGCCCTGGACCACCCCGCCTCCCGCGGCGGGGACGGCGCCCGGATCGTCGGGACGACGCAGACCACCTCACCGGAGTGGGCGGCCTGGGCGAACGGCGTCGCCGTGCGCGAACTCGACTTCCACGACACGTTCCTGGCCGCCGAGTACTCCCACCCCGGCGACAACCTCCCGGCGCTGGTGGCCGTCGCGCAGCACGTCGGGTGCGACGGCGCGAGCCTGCTGCGGGGCGTCGTCACGGCCTACGAGGTGCAGGTCGACCTCGTCCGCGCGATCTCCCTGCACCGGCACAAGATCGACCACGTCGCGCACCTCGGGCCCGCCGTCGCGGCCGGGCTGGGCACCATGCTGGGGCTGTCGACCGAAGTCGTGCACCAGGCGATCGGCCAGGCCCTGCACACCACGACCGCGACCCGGCAGTCCCGCAAGGGCGCGATCTCGACGTGGAAGGCGTACGCCCCCGCGTTCGCGGGCAAGGTCGCGGTCGAGGCCGTCGACCGGGCGATGCGCGGGCAGACGAGCCCGGCCCCGGTCTACGAGGGCGAGGACGGCGTCATCGCGTGGCTGCTCGACGGCCCCGACGCCGTCTACCGGGTCCCGCTGCCCGAACCCGGTGAACCCCGCCGCGCGATCCTCGACACGTACACCAAGGAGCACTCCGCGGAGTACCAGGCGCAGGCCGTCATCGACCTCGCCCGCCGCCTGCACCGCGAGCACCCCGAACTGCGCGACCCCGCGAACGTCGAGCGGATCGTCCTGCACACCAGCCACCACACGCACGTCGTCATCGGCTCCGGCGCGAACGACCCGCAGAAGTACGACCCCACGGCCAGCCGGGAGACCCTCGACCACTCCGTGCCGTACATCTTCACGGTCGCGCTGCAGGACGGCGGCTGGCACCACGTCGACTCCTACGCCCGCGACCGCGCCGGGCGCCCCGACACCGTCGCCCTGTGGCGGAAGGTGTCGACCGTCGAGGACCCCGAGTGGACCGAGCGGTACCACGCGACCGACCCGGCCCGGAAGGCGTTCGGCGCGCGCGTCGAGGCCCGGCTCACCGACGGCACGACGGTCGTCGACGAGCTCGCCGTCGCCGACGCGCACCCCCTCGGCGCCCACCCGTTCACCCGCGCCCAGTACGAGGCGAAGCTGGCGACGCTGGCCGCCGGGGTCCTGCCCGACGAGGAGGTCGCCCGGTTCACCGGCCTCGCCGAGCGGCTGCCCGACCTGACCCCCGGCGAGGTGCGCGAGCTCCAGGTCGTCGCCCCGCCCGAACTGCTGGAGACCGTCCCCACCCCGTCCGGCCTGTTCTGA
- a CDS encoding FCD domain-containing protein produces MHAQRRAGASDRTYARLREDVLDGVLPPGAVLAELEQSARLGVSRTPVREAFARLVHDGLARPVGGRGLVVAPLDPGDLEHLYDVREALEVKAARLAARDGARFTAFAHRFAHAPDLVEAGELGRYYALGAEFDAAVDDAVANPWLVRALADVRTHLVRIRRLARHDPDRLRAAASEHQLIAEALAAGDADLAAHAVHVHLHRSRSHFRNHLRHQEESA; encoded by the coding sequence GTGCATGCACAACGACGTGCCGGGGCGAGCGACCGGACCTACGCGCGACTGCGCGAGGACGTCCTCGACGGCGTCCTGCCGCCCGGCGCGGTCCTGGCCGAGCTGGAGCAGAGCGCCCGGCTCGGCGTCTCCCGCACCCCCGTCCGCGAGGCCTTCGCCCGGCTCGTCCACGACGGCCTGGCCCGCCCCGTCGGCGGCCGCGGCCTCGTCGTCGCGCCGCTGGACCCCGGCGACCTGGAGCACCTCTACGACGTCCGCGAGGCGCTGGAGGTCAAGGCGGCCCGGCTCGCGGCCCGCGACGGCGCCCGCTTCACGGCCTTCGCCCACCGCTTCGCCCACGCCCCCGACCTCGTCGAGGCGGGCGAGCTGGGCCGGTACTACGCGCTGGGCGCCGAGTTCGACGCCGCCGTCGACGACGCCGTCGCCAACCCGTGGCTCGTCCGCGCGCTCGCCGACGTCCGCACCCACCTCGTCCGGATCCGCCGCCTCGCCCGCCACGACCCCGACCGGCTGCGCGCGGCCGCCTCCGAGCACCAGCTCATCGCCGAGGCCCTCGCCGCCGGCGACGCCGACCTGGCCGCGCACGCCGTCCACGTCCACCTGCACCGCAGCAGGAGCCACTTCCGGAACCACCTGAGGCACCAGGAGGAGAGCGCGTGA
- a CDS encoding zeta toxin family protein has product MTGEPSALLLTGTVGAGKTTTARALGDLLRADGVPHAVVDLDALREAWPSPPDDPFHERLALANLRDVARNHLAAGARRLVVAGVLEDPAHRALHADAVGVPLTVCRLRPALDVVAGRLRGRHAGDPEGLRWHLHRSGELDAVLHRAGIGDVVVDVGADDAPADVARAVLRAVHALTS; this is encoded by the coding sequence GTGACCGGGGAACCGTCCGCCCTGCTCCTGACGGGCACCGTGGGGGCGGGGAAGACGACGACCGCGCGCGCCCTCGGGGACCTGCTGCGCGCCGACGGCGTCCCGCACGCCGTCGTCGACCTCGACGCCCTGCGCGAGGCGTGGCCGAGCCCGCCGGACGACCCGTTCCACGAGCGGCTGGCGCTGGCGAACCTGCGGGACGTGGCGCGCAACCACCTGGCGGCCGGCGCGCGCCGGCTCGTCGTCGCGGGCGTCCTGGAGGACCCCGCCCACCGGGCGCTGCACGCCGACGCCGTGGGCGTGCCGCTGACGGTGTGCCGGCTGCGCCCGGCGCTCGACGTCGTCGCCGGGCGCCTGCGCGGCCGCCACGCCGGGGACCCCGAGGGCCTGCGCTGGCACCTGCACCGCAGCGGTGAGCTCGACGCGGTCCTGCACCGGGCCGGGATCGGGGACGTCGTCGTCGACGTCGGCGCGGACGACGCCCCGGCCGACGTGGCCCGCGCCGTCCTCCGGGCTGTGCATGCACTGACGTCTTGA
- a CDS encoding alpha/beta hydrolase fold domain-containing protein — protein MRLGLDHLVDPSLARFVPESREFYARRGPRRGPADLDELRAARAALPAPRPSDPPAEEGTTSEGVPVRVHRPRTGPVRGVHLALHGGGFVLGSAAADDVHRQELADALGVVVVGVDHRLAPEDPWPAAPDDCESAARWVVERFGDVPRTVGGFSAGATLAVTTLLRVPGAFGAAVLDSGTYDLSGTTPAGRLIAGEFFLDAYAGHVPDRTHPDVSPVFADLRGLPPVLLVVGADDVLLEDGLAMAARLAAAGVDVDVRVHPASPHGFARHPTSMGRAASEAVREWLRTGPRGAA, from the coding sequence GTGCGCCTCGGCCTGGACCACCTCGTCGACCCCTCCCTCGCGCGGTTCGTCCCGGAGTCCCGGGAGTTCTACGCGCGGCGGGGCCCGCGCCGCGGGCCCGCGGACCTCGACGAGCTGCGGGCCGCCCGCGCCGCCCTGCCCGCGCCGCGGCCCAGCGACCCGCCCGCCGAGGAGGGGACCACCTCCGAGGGGGTGCCCGTCCGCGTCCACCGGCCCCGCACGGGCCCGGTGCGCGGTGTCCACCTCGCCCTGCACGGCGGCGGTTTCGTCCTCGGCTCCGCCGCCGCCGACGACGTACACCGCCAGGAGCTGGCCGACGCGCTGGGCGTCGTGGTCGTCGGGGTCGACCACCGGCTCGCACCGGAGGACCCGTGGCCCGCGGCGCCCGACGACTGCGAGTCCGCCGCTCGCTGGGTCGTCGAGCGGTTCGGGGACGTCCCCCGCACCGTCGGGGGTTTCTCCGCCGGGGCGACGCTGGCGGTGACGACGCTGCTGCGGGTGCCGGGCGCGTTCGGGGCCGCGGTCCTGGACTCCGGCACCTACGACCTCAGCGGCACGACCCCCGCGGGCCGGCTCATCGCCGGTGAGTTCTTCCTCGACGCCTACGCCGGGCACGTCCCCGACCGCACCCACCCCGACGTCTCGCCGGTCTTCGCCGACCTGCGCGGCCTGCCGCCCGTGCTCCTCGTCGTGGGCGCCGACGACGTGCTGCTGGAGGACGGCCTGGCGATGGCCGCCCGCCTCGCCGCCGCCGGGGTCGACGTCGACGTGCGCGTCCACCCGGCCTCCCCGCACGGTTTCGCGCGCCACCCCACGTCGATGGGCCGCGCGGCGTCGGAGGCCGTGCGGGAGTGGCTGCGCACCGGGCCGCGGGGCGCGGCGTGA
- a CDS encoding helix-turn-helix domain-containing protein — MEPRTPLADFLRARRELVRPEDVGLPAGSRRRVPGLRREEVALLAGISNEYYLRLEQGRDQHPSEQVVDALARALRLDAEATAHALELSRARPRRRAGSTQHRSERVPEGVLLLLGTLNVPAYVVDRYRDVLAVNRLATALEPSLVVGANRLVSLFADPEVRSQHPDWEQGVAGVVAQLRADIGADQDDPRFQALVGELSVKSERFRRLWARHDVKAGGHPTGVVHHPVVGELVLRREKLAVVGGASLVVVVHHAEPGTPSAEGLALLASLV; from the coding sequence GTGGAACCCCGCACCCCGCTGGCCGACTTCCTGCGCGCCCGCCGCGAGCTGGTGCGCCCCGAGGACGTCGGGCTGCCTGCCGGCAGCCGGCGACGGGTCCCCGGGTTGCGGCGCGAGGAGGTGGCCCTGCTGGCCGGCATCAGCAACGAGTACTACCTGCGGCTGGAGCAGGGCCGGGACCAGCACCCCTCCGAGCAGGTCGTCGACGCCCTCGCCCGCGCGCTGCGGCTGGACGCCGAGGCCACCGCCCACGCCCTGGAACTGTCCCGCGCCCGCCCGCGCCGCCGCGCCGGCTCCACCCAGCACCGCTCCGAACGGGTTCCCGAGGGTGTGCTGCTGCTGCTGGGGACCCTCAACGTGCCCGCCTACGTCGTGGACCGCTACCGGGACGTGCTGGCGGTCAACCGGCTCGCGACCGCGCTGGAACCGTCCCTGGTGGTCGGGGCGAACCGGCTGGTGTCCCTGTTCGCCGACCCCGAGGTGCGCAGCCAGCACCCGGACTGGGAGCAGGGCGTCGCCGGTGTCGTGGCGCAGCTGCGGGCCGACATCGGCGCCGACCAGGACGACCCGCGGTTCCAGGCCCTCGTCGGCGAGCTGTCGGTCAAGAGCGAACGCTTCCGCCGGCTGTGGGCCCGCCACGACGTCAAGGCCGGTGGTCACCCCACGGGGGTCGTTCACCACCCCGTCGTCGGGGAACTCGTCCTGCGCCGGGAGAAGCTCGCCGTGGTCGGCGGCGCGTCCCTCGTCGTGGTGGTCCACCACGCCGAGCCGGGCACCCCGTCGGCGGAGGGGCTGGCGCTGCTGGCCTCGCTGGTCTGA
- a CDS encoding SDR family oxidoreductase, with product MAQRTWFITGSSSGFGRLMTEQLLQRGDRVAATARDTASLSDLVERHGDRVWTARLDVTDTARVREVVDAAFTELGRVDVVVNNAGYGLFGAAEELTDELVEHQLATNLVGPIQVLRAAVPHLRAQGGGRIVQMSTYGGQATNPGASLYHASKWGVEGFMEASAKDLAPFGIGVTIVEPGSAATGFRTGSARLPEPLAAYDGTPAAMSRGIRNPDLPSVSDPARVAAAVIASVDTTPAPLRLITGSDSFAIVHAALRERLADVEAQEAGAASTDLAQPARRS from the coding sequence ATGGCTCAGCGCACCTGGTTCATCACCGGCTCCAGCAGCGGTTTCGGCCGGCTGATGACCGAGCAGCTCCTGCAGCGAGGGGACCGGGTGGCCGCCACCGCCCGCGACACCGCGTCCCTGTCCGACCTCGTCGAGCGCCACGGGGACCGGGTCTGGACCGCCCGGCTCGACGTCACCGACACGGCCCGGGTCCGCGAGGTCGTCGACGCGGCGTTCACCGAGCTGGGCAGGGTCGACGTCGTGGTGAACAACGCCGGGTACGGGTTGTTCGGCGCGGCCGAGGAACTCACCGACGAACTCGTCGAGCACCAGCTGGCGACCAACCTCGTCGGCCCGATCCAGGTCCTGCGCGCCGCCGTCCCGCACCTGCGGGCCCAGGGCGGTGGGCGCATCGTCCAGATGTCCACCTACGGGGGGCAGGCGACCAACCCCGGCGCGTCGCTCTACCACGCGAGCAAGTGGGGCGTGGAAGGGTTCATGGAGGCCAGCGCCAAGGACCTCGCCCCGTTCGGCATCGGCGTCACGATCGTCGAACCCGGCAGCGCCGCCACCGGTTTCCGCACCGGCTCCGCGCGCCTGCCCGAACCCCTGGCCGCCTACGACGGGACCCCGGCGGCGATGAGCCGCGGCATCCGGAACCCCGACCTGCCCTCGGTGAGCGACCCCGCCAGGGTCGCCGCCGCCGTCATCGCCAGCGTCGACACGACCCCGGCCCCGCTGCGCCTGATCACCGGCAGCGACTCCTTCGCGATCGTCCACGCCGCGCTGCGCGAGCGCCTGGCCGACGTCGAGGCCCAGGAGGCCGGCGCCGCCTCGACGGACCTGGCCCAGCCGGCCCGGCGGTCCTGA
- a CDS encoding DUF7489 domain-containing protein has product MNRPRTLTAVALAVAALTLGACGDPVVGTVTAKEHEAAETERGTRKDCTTSTSSTGTRTTKCKTVPTTSHEPEEWELTVAEDDGDTVEVGVDRDVYDRVEVGDRYDEEAEAARAG; this is encoded by the coding sequence GTGAACCGCCCCCGCACCCTCACCGCCGTCGCCCTCGCCGTCGCCGCCCTCACGCTCGGCGCGTGCGGGGACCCCGTCGTGGGCACCGTCACCGCCAAGGAGCACGAGGCCGCCGAGACCGAGCGCGGCACCCGCAAGGACTGCACCACCTCGACGTCCTCCACGGGCACGAGGACGACGAAGTGCAAGACCGTGCCCACCACCTCGCACGAGCCGGAGGAGTGGGAGCTCACCGTCGCCGAGGACGACGGCGACACCGTCGAGGTCGGCGTCGACCGGGACGTGTACGACCGGGTCGAGGTGGGGGACCGCTACGACGAGGAGGCGGAGGCGGCCCGCGCCGGCTGA